In a single window of the Pseudoxanthomonas sp. F37 genome:
- a CDS encoding slipin family protein, translating into MFWTKRVVIGDGERGLVYRNRRFEQLLAPGVYRWFDPMGRTEVRTFNIASPEYAGHDVDALIARLGDGLGEVFLLADIGVDQVGLVLKNGKLEDVLPPGTRRLYWIGLVKVEVQPVSLATADVDVAVARRLRQLGALSKLAVVADVPAEFAGLVFIDGKLERTLAPGSYAFWNFQKNVVVDVVDLRVQSVEVSGQELLTRDKVSLRVNLAASTRVTDVVAARTKVAKVGDFVYRELQYGLRKAVSAKTLDELLGDKASLDADIFAYVRGQVTGLGVEVLGVGVKDVILPGEMKEILNGVVQAEKTAQANVIRRREEANATRSLLNTAKLIDESPVLMRLKELEALEKVTEKIDKLTVFGGLDGVLKQLVTLK; encoded by the coding sequence ATGTTCTGGACCAAGAGGGTCGTGATCGGTGACGGCGAGCGCGGCCTGGTGTATCGCAACCGTCGGTTCGAGCAACTGCTCGCGCCCGGCGTGTACCGCTGGTTCGACCCGATGGGTCGGACCGAGGTGCGCACCTTCAACATCGCATCGCCGGAGTACGCCGGCCACGACGTCGACGCGCTGATCGCGCGCCTGGGCGACGGCCTGGGCGAGGTCTTCCTGCTCGCCGACATCGGCGTGGACCAGGTCGGCCTGGTGCTGAAGAACGGCAAGCTGGAAGACGTGCTGCCGCCCGGCACGCGGCGCCTGTACTGGATCGGCCTGGTGAAGGTCGAGGTGCAACCGGTGTCGCTGGCCACGGCGGACGTGGACGTCGCCGTCGCGCGGCGCCTGCGCCAGCTGGGGGCATTGTCGAAGCTGGCCGTGGTGGCCGATGTGCCGGCGGAGTTCGCCGGCCTGGTGTTCATCGACGGCAAGCTCGAGCGCACGCTCGCGCCCGGCAGCTACGCCTTCTGGAACTTCCAGAAGAACGTCGTGGTGGATGTGGTGGACCTGCGCGTGCAGTCCGTCGAAGTCTCGGGCCAGGAACTGCTGACCCGCGACAAGGTCAGCCTGCGCGTGAACCTGGCCGCCAGCACCCGCGTCACCGACGTGGTGGCCGCGCGCACCAAGGTCGCGAAGGTCGGCGACTTCGTCTACCGCGAACTGCAGTACGGCCTGCGCAAGGCGGTCTCCGCCAAAACGCTGGACGAGCTGCTGGGCGACAAGGCCTCGCTGGACGCCGACATCTTCGCCTACGTGCGCGGCCAGGTCACCGGTCTCGGCGTGGAGGTGCTGGGGGTGGGCGTGAAGGACGTGATCCTGCCCGGCGAGATGAAGGAGATCCTCAACGGGGTGGTGCAGGCGGAGAAGACGGCGCAGGCCAACGTGATCCGCCGCCGCGAGGAGGCGAACGCCACGCGTTCCCTGCTCAACACCGCGAAGCTGATCGACGAGTCGCCGGTGCTGATGCGCCTGAAGGAGCTCGAAGCCCTGGAAAAGGTCACCGAGAAGATCGACAAGCTCACCGTGTTCGGCGGCCTGGACGGCGTGCTGAAGCAGCTGGTGACATTGAAGTAG